In the genome of Pseudomonas bubulae, one region contains:
- a CDS encoding M14-type cytosolic carboxypeptidase translates to MTVAPSSLHISSDFDSGNIQVLDTSNPLQVKLAIKPDTKSPHFQWFHFKVDGLTPGHTHHFQLSNASQSSYNKAWDGYQAVASYDQENWFRVPSDFDGTSLNIHFAAEQPQAWFAYFEPYSRARHDQLIKNALQWSGCELLATGKSVEGRDIQLLRKGSGASHKRKIWIIAQQHPGEHMAEWFMEGLLERLEQGSDPQMRKLLDYADLYLIPNMNPDGAFHGHLRTNANGQDLNRAWQNTSPQVSPEVFFALEQMSQYGVDLFLDIHGDEEIPYVFTAGCEGNPGYTQRLATLEERFRTHLSALTKDFQTTHGYTRDEPGQANMTLACNSVGQRFDCLSLTLEMPFKDNNDAPDPQTGWDGKRSKQLAKDVLTTLSTMVRELR, encoded by the coding sequence ATGACCGTGGCGCCCTCTTCACTTCATATCAGCAGCGACTTCGACAGCGGCAATATCCAGGTGCTGGATACCAGCAACCCGTTGCAGGTAAAACTTGCCATCAAGCCGGACACCAAGAGCCCGCATTTTCAGTGGTTCCATTTCAAGGTCGATGGCCTGACACCCGGTCACACCCACCATTTCCAATTGAGCAACGCCAGCCAGTCTTCCTACAATAAAGCGTGGGATGGCTACCAGGCAGTGGCGTCTTACGATCAAGAAAACTGGTTCAGGGTACCGAGCGATTTCGACGGCACATCCCTGAATATTCATTTTGCAGCCGAGCAACCTCAGGCCTGGTTTGCCTACTTCGAACCCTACAGCCGCGCACGTCATGATCAGTTGATCAAAAATGCCCTGCAGTGGTCAGGTTGCGAGCTGCTGGCCACCGGCAAGAGCGTTGAAGGTCGCGACATCCAGTTGTTGCGCAAAGGTAGCGGCGCCAGCCACAAGCGCAAGATCTGGATCATCGCCCAGCAACATCCCGGCGAACATATGGCCGAATGGTTTATGGAAGGCCTGTTGGAGCGTCTGGAGCAAGGCAGCGACCCGCAAATGCGCAAGCTGCTGGACTACGCCGATCTTTACCTGATTCCCAACATGAACCCTGATGGCGCCTTCCACGGGCACCTGCGGACCAATGCCAACGGTCAGGACCTGAACCGCGCCTGGCAAAACACCAGCCCGCAGGTCAGCCCCGAAGTGTTTTTTGCCCTGGAGCAGATGAGCCAGTACGGCGTCGATCTCTTCCTGGATATCCACGGCGACGAAGAAATCCCCTACGTGTTTACCGCAGGCTGCGAAGGTAACCCGGGCTACACCCAGCGCCTGGCAACTCTGGAAGAACGCTTTCGCACGCACCTCAGCGCCCTGACCAAAGATTTCCAGACCACCCACGGCTACACCCGCGACGAACCCGGGCAAGCCAATATGACCCTGGCCTGCAACAGCGTTGGCCAACGCTTCGACTGCCTGTCGCTGACCCTGGAGATGCCGTTCAAGGACAACAACGATGCGCCGGACCCGCAGACCGGCTGGGATGGCAAGCGTTCTAAGCAATTGGCCAAGGACGTGCTGACCACCCTTTCGACGATGGTCAGAGAGCTGCGTTAA
- a CDS encoding protein kinase, whose amino-acid sequence MDTLAKLRAGQLAGLKRLDLSCGLTEFPAEIFQLADTLEILNLSGNALSSLPADLHRLTRLRILFCSDNQFTELPVCLGQCAQLSMIGFKANRIANVPGAALPPLLRWLILTDNCIEQLPEELGQRPLLQKLMLAGNRLQQLPASLAKCERLELIRLAANQFSELPDTLLALPGLSWLAYAGNPLREDASTRHQPDTTPNIDWSQLELEQKLGEGASGIIYQAQWRAPGQSLQPVAVKLYKGSITSDGSPLNEMNACIAAGQHPNLIKVLGRVTGHPDDQAALVMELIDPSFINLAALPSFDTCSRDVYADSTRFTRDSALRIARGIASAAGHLHAQGICHGDLYAHNILFNARGDCLLGDFGAACFHALDDSPQSRALQRIEVRAFGILLGELLERIDSGLSDQQRIELQGLQQRCIQPEVLARPGFAEVIRALE is encoded by the coding sequence ATGGATACCCTCGCTAAACTGCGCGCTGGCCAACTGGCGGGCCTCAAACGTCTTGATCTGTCGTGCGGGCTGACCGAGTTTCCGGCCGAGATATTCCAGTTGGCCGACACCCTGGAAATCCTCAACCTCAGCGGCAACGCCCTGAGCAGCCTGCCCGCTGACCTGCATCGCCTGACCCGGTTACGCATCCTGTTTTGCTCGGACAATCAATTCACCGAGCTGCCGGTTTGTCTTGGGCAGTGTGCGCAATTGAGCATGATTGGTTTCAAGGCCAACCGGATCGCCAACGTACCCGGTGCGGCACTGCCTCCTTTACTGCGCTGGCTGATCCTGACCGACAATTGCATCGAGCAACTGCCCGAAGAGCTGGGCCAGCGGCCACTGCTGCAAAAGCTGATGCTGGCAGGTAACCGCTTGCAGCAACTGCCCGCCAGTCTGGCCAAGTGCGAACGCCTGGAGCTGATCCGCCTGGCTGCCAACCAGTTCAGCGAACTGCCCGACACCCTGCTGGCCTTGCCGGGCCTGAGCTGGCTGGCGTATGCGGGCAACCCGCTGCGTGAAGATGCCAGCACCCGGCACCAGCCCGACACCACGCCAAATATTGACTGGTCGCAGCTCGAGCTTGAGCAAAAGCTGGGCGAAGGCGCCTCCGGGATCATTTATCAGGCTCAGTGGCGCGCACCGGGGCAATCCCTGCAACCGGTGGCGGTCAAACTGTACAAGGGCAGCATCACCAGTGATGGCTCGCCGCTCAATGAAATGAATGCCTGCATCGCGGCAGGCCAGCATCCAAACCTGATCAAGGTACTGGGCCGCGTCACGGGTCATCCCGACGATCAGGCCGCATTGGTGATGGAACTGATCGACCCGTCCTTTATCAATCTCGCGGCCCTGCCCAGCTTCGACACCTGTAGCCGCGACGTGTATGCCGACAGCACCCGTTTCACCCGCGACAGCGCCTTGCGCATTGCCCGCGGTATTGCCTCGGCGGCCGGCCACCTGCACGCGCAGGGCATCTGCCATGGCGACTTGTACGCGCACAATATTTTATTCAATGCCCGGGGTGACTGCCTGCTGGGCGATTTCGGTGCCGCGTGCTTCCATGCCCTGGACGACAGCCCGCAAAGCCGGGCGCTGCAACGCATCGAAGTGCGAGCGTTCGGGATTTTACTGGGCGAATTGCTGGAGCGGATCGACTCGGGCTTGAGCGATCAACAGCGCATTGAGCTGCAAGGGTTGCAACAGCGCTGTATTCAGCCAGAGGTACTGGCACGGCCGGGATTTGCCGAGGTTATACGGGCATTAGAGTAA
- a CDS encoding YebC/PmpR family DNA-binding transcriptional regulator — MGAQWKVKHKADAANSRGKIFGKLAKELTVAARNGADPDMNSHLRLVYEQAKKASMPADTIKRAINKGAGIGTEAVQYHRVTYEGFAPHQVPLIIECLTDNINRTVAEIRVAFRKGQLGASGSVAWDFNHVGMIEAKPDTPDADPEMAAIEAGAQDFEEGEEEGTTLFITEPTDLDAVQKALPEQGFTVVSAKLGYQPKNPVSGLTDEQMAEVQEFLAKLEEQDDVQDMFVALA, encoded by the coding sequence ATGGGCGCACAGTGGAAGGTTAAACATAAAGCGGACGCCGCCAACAGCCGCGGCAAGATTTTTGGCAAGCTGGCCAAGGAATTGACGGTTGCTGCGCGCAACGGCGCCGACCCGGACATGAACTCGCACTTGCGTCTGGTCTATGAGCAGGCCAAAAAAGCCTCGATGCCGGCTGACACCATCAAGCGCGCGATCAACAAGGGCGCCGGTATCGGCACCGAGGCCGTGCAATACCACCGCGTTACCTACGAGGGTTTCGCTCCCCACCAGGTGCCGCTGATCATTGAGTGCCTGACGGACAACATCAACCGTACCGTCGCTGAAATCCGCGTGGCTTTCCGCAAGGGCCAACTGGGCGCTTCGGGTTCGGTGGCGTGGGACTTCAATCATGTCGGCATGATCGAGGCCAAGCCTGATACCCCGGACGCAGACCCTGAAATGGCCGCGATTGAAGCCGGTGCCCAGGATTTCGAAGAAGGCGAAGAAGAAGGCACGACCTTGTTCATCACCGAGCCGACTGACCTCGACGCTGTACAGAAAGCATTGCCCGAGCAAGGTTTTACCGTGGTTTCAGCCAAGCTGGGCTACCAGCCGAAGAACCCGGTAAGCGGTTTGACGGACGAGCAAATGGCCGAAGTACAAGAGTTTCTGGCCAAGCTGGAAGAGCAGGACGACGTGCAGGACATGTTTGTAGCGTTGGCGTAA
- a CDS encoding FAD-dependent oxidoreductase, giving the protein MRPFWLEQALALENEAPCEALAGETRAQVCIVGGGYTGLWTAIMLKEQSPELDVVLIEADICGAGASGRNGGCALSWSAKYFTLERLFGVEEAVRLVKASEQSIYAIGAFCERYGVEADYRLDGTLYTATNQAQIGSTDGVIAALERQAINSFSKLAVDDVQRRAGSAQHLEGWFSPAAASVQPGKLVRGLRRVALQLGVKIHENTPMTGLEEGAPALIRTPGGSIRADRVVLAMNAWMARAFPQFEGSVAIVSSDMLITEPRPDLLQDIGLTSGVTVLDSRIFVHYYHNTPDGRIMLGKGGNTFAYGGRMLPVFDQPSPYAGLLGKSLEQFFPAFAGVGIEATWNGPSDRSVTGLPFFGQMSSHGNVFYGFGYSGSGVGPCHMGGQILTSLVLGLANDWTRSPLVNGPLGFFPPEPIRYLGSLMVRNAIRRKERAEDHGRRPRHLDVRLARFAAAAGKADKG; this is encoded by the coding sequence ATGCGACCTTTTTGGCTGGAACAGGCACTGGCCCTGGAAAATGAAGCACCCTGCGAGGCGCTGGCGGGTGAAACCCGTGCCCAGGTGTGCATTGTGGGGGGCGGTTATACCGGGTTATGGACGGCGATCATGCTCAAGGAGCAAAGCCCTGAACTGGATGTAGTGCTGATTGAAGCCGATATATGCGGCGCAGGTGCCAGCGGGCGCAACGGTGGCTGTGCGCTGTCATGGTCGGCCAAGTACTTCACCCTTGAGCGGTTGTTCGGGGTGGAGGAGGCCGTGCGGCTGGTCAAAGCCTCGGAACAGAGCATTTACGCAATCGGTGCATTTTGTGAGCGCTATGGTGTGGAGGCTGATTACCGCCTCGATGGCACGTTATACACCGCGACCAATCAGGCCCAGATCGGATCGACGGATGGCGTGATTGCTGCGCTGGAGCGCCAGGCCATCAACTCGTTCAGCAAGCTGGCGGTTGATGACGTGCAGCGCCGGGCCGGTTCTGCCCAGCATCTGGAGGGCTGGTTTTCTCCCGCTGCTGCCAGCGTACAGCCTGGCAAACTGGTGCGTGGTTTGCGTCGGGTGGCCTTGCAGTTGGGGGTTAAAATCCACGAAAACACGCCAATGACCGGGCTGGAAGAGGGCGCGCCGGCGCTGATCCGCACGCCTGGCGGAAGCATTCGTGCTGACCGCGTGGTGCTCGCGATGAATGCCTGGATGGCCCGGGCATTCCCGCAGTTCGAGGGCAGTGTGGCGATTGTCTCCAGCGATATGCTGATCACGGAACCGCGCCCGGACCTGCTGCAGGACATCGGCCTGACCAGTGGTGTCACCGTGCTCGATTCGAGAATATTCGTGCACTACTACCACAACACCCCGGACGGACGAATCATGTTGGGCAAGGGTGGCAATACCTTTGCCTACGGTGGGCGCATGCTGCCTGTGTTCGATCAGCCGTCGCCCTACGCCGGGCTGCTGGGCAAAAGCCTGGAGCAGTTCTTTCCGGCGTTTGCCGGGGTTGGGATCGAGGCGACATGGAATGGTCCTTCAGACCGCTCTGTCACCGGTTTGCCGTTTTTTGGTCAGATGAGCAGCCACGGCAATGTGTTTTATGGCTTTGGTTATTCAGGCAGCGGGGTGGGGCCTTGCCATATGGGCGGGCAGATTCTCACCTCGCTGGTGTTGGGGCTGGCCAACGACTGGACCCGCTCGCCGCTGGTCAACGGACCGTTGGGGTTTTTCCCGCCCGAACCCATTCGTTACCTGGGGTCGCTGATGGTGCGCAACGCCATTCGGCGCAAGGAACGGGCCGAAGATCATGGTCGCCGGCCTCGGCATCTGGATGTGCGCCTGGCCAGATTTGCCGCGGCGGCGGGCAAGGCTGACAAGGGTTAA
- a CDS encoding MFS transporter, with protein sequence MNNSFATIKRWRVQIFAITWLAYAAFYFTRKAFSVAKLGIADDPGFHLDKMAMANLDAIYLAAYAVGQFTWGILADRFGPRVVVLGGLIISALAALVMGTYATLPIFATCMLIQGLAQSTGWSGLCKNIGSFFPAQQRGRVLGLWSSCYAFGGLVASPFAGWWAYTLIGSWHAAFISSAAVVALVAVLFFIFQRNTPQDVGLPAVEPEPDMSAEEIAAEKRISIWAPLREIMRNRTVLTLGLAYFMLKPARYAILLWGPVIVFEQMPQVGKVGAAIIPTAFELAGLLGPIMIGLASDKLFGARRMPACILSLLALTVSLAFFMGALHSGSVVLVVALLFVMGLTLYGPDSMISGAAAIDFGTAKAGATAAGFVNGCGSVGAILGGLLPGYFDTVTVFIVFACCALFSSLVLIPHWNSRPAGLKAACPFVPNHPLLIKPLRT encoded by the coding sequence ATGAACAACTCCTTTGCCACCATCAAGCGCTGGCGCGTGCAGATTTTTGCCATCACCTGGCTGGCCTACGCGGCCTTTTACTTCACTCGCAAAGCCTTTTCCGTGGCCAAACTGGGGATTGCTGATGACCCCGGCTTCCATCTGGACAAGATGGCAATGGCCAACCTCGATGCCATCTACCTGGCAGCCTACGCCGTAGGGCAATTTACCTGGGGCATTCTCGCCGATCGCTTCGGCCCGCGGGTTGTGGTGCTGGGCGGCTTGATCATCTCTGCACTGGCGGCGTTGGTGATGGGCACTTACGCCACCTTGCCGATCTTTGCCACCTGCATGCTGATCCAGGGTCTGGCGCAATCCACCGGCTGGTCGGGGCTGTGCAAAAACATCGGCAGCTTTTTCCCGGCGCAGCAACGTGGTCGGGTGCTGGGACTGTGGAGTTCGTGCTACGCCTTTGGCGGGCTGGTGGCCTCACCCTTTGCCGGGTGGTGGGCGTATACGCTGATCGGCAGCTGGCATGCGGCGTTTATTTCCAGCGCGGCGGTGGTGGCGCTGGTGGCGGTGCTGTTCTTTATCTTCCAGCGCAATACGCCGCAAGATGTTGGCCTGCCCGCTGTCGAGCCAGAGCCCGACATGAGTGCTGAGGAAATCGCTGCCGAAAAACGCATCAGCATCTGGGCGCCGCTGCGCGAGATCATGCGCAATCGCACGGTGCTGACCCTGGGTCTGGCGTACTTCATGCTCAAGCCGGCACGCTACGCGATTCTGCTGTGGGGGCCGGTGATTGTGTTCGAGCAAATGCCGCAAGTGGGCAAGGTCGGCGCCGCGATTATTCCTACGGCCTTTGAGTTGGCGGGTTTGCTGGGGCCGATCATGATCGGCCTGGCCTCCGACAAGCTGTTCGGTGCCCGGCGCATGCCCGCCTGCATTTTGAGCCTGTTGGCGCTGACCGTTTCCCTGGCGTTTTTCATGGGTGCACTGCATTCCGGCAGCGTGGTGCTGGTGGTGGCCTTGCTGTTTGTCATGGGCCTGACTCTGTATGGGCCTGACTCCATGATCAGCGGCGCTGCAGCCATTGATTTCGGCACCGCCAAGGCCGGAGCCACGGCGGCGGGGTTCGTCAATGGCTGCGGCTCGGTCGGGGCGATTCTGGGCGGCCTGCTGCCCGGTTATTTCGACACGGTCACGGTGTTTATCGTATTTGCCTGCTGCGCGCTGTTTTCCTCGCTGGTGCTGATTCCGCACTGGAACAGCCGACCTGCGGGGCTCAAAGCCGCGTGCCCGTTTGTGCCCAATCATCCATTGCTGATCAAGCCTTTACGCACCTGA
- a CDS encoding LysR substrate-binding domain-containing protein → MSVSHAQLKAFHAVAVHGSFTRAAERLFLSQPAISDQVRKLEERFGVLLFHRNKRSVRLTDLGERLLSITQRLFGVQAEAQELLQDSQALQTGSLILAVDAPVHVLPQIARFCQRYPGITVKIETGNTDECLARLFNYQADLALLGRDVNDDRLLSVPLRSDPMVAFVARTHPWASRRSICLADLDDTPLVLREVGSVTRQTLEEEMSQAGLRIRAAIQVEGREAAREAVVVGIGVGVVSAAEFGSDSRVCALPIIDCKRRLTETLVCLQEQSSRRVVATFLEIVRADL, encoded by the coding sequence ATGTCAGTTTCCCATGCGCAGTTGAAGGCCTTTCATGCCGTCGCCGTTCACGGCAGTTTCACACGGGCTGCCGAACGTCTGTTTTTAAGCCAGCCGGCCATCTCCGATCAGGTCAGAAAACTTGAAGAACGCTTCGGGGTGTTGCTGTTCCACCGCAACAAGCGCTCGGTGCGCCTTACCGACCTGGGTGAGCGGTTGCTGAGCATCACCCAGCGCCTGTTCGGGGTACAGGCCGAGGCCCAGGAGTTACTGCAGGACTCCCAGGCCCTGCAAACCGGGAGCCTGATCCTGGCCGTGGACGCCCCTGTTCATGTGTTGCCGCAAATCGCCCGCTTTTGCCAGCGCTACCCCGGGATCACGGTAAAAATCGAAACAGGCAACACCGACGAATGTCTGGCGCGGCTGTTCAACTACCAGGCAGACCTGGCCCTGCTGGGGCGCGATGTGAATGATGACCGGCTGCTGAGCGTGCCCTTGCGCAGCGACCCGATGGTGGCGTTTGTAGCACGCACGCACCCTTGGGCAAGCCGCCGTTCGATCTGCCTGGCCGACCTGGATGACACACCGCTGGTATTGCGCGAAGTCGGTTCGGTAACCCGGCAAACCCTGGAAGAAGAAATGAGCCAGGCCGGCCTGCGCATCCGCGCCGCGATCCAGGTAGAGGGTCGTGAAGCTGCGCGTGAAGCAGTGGTGGTCGGGATTGGCGTGGGGGTGGTATCGGCGGCGGAGTTTGGCTCGGACTCCCGGGTGTGCGCCCTGCCCATCATCGACTGCAAAAGGCGCCTGACCGAAACCCTGGTGTGCCTGCAGGAGCAGAGCTCACGGCGGGTAGTGGCAACGTTTCTGGAGATTGTGCGGGCAGACCTGTAA
- a CDS encoding LysR substrate-binding domain-containing protein: MNLFQLRAFDAVAREGSFTRAAARLFISQPAVTGHIKALEEHYQITLLRRTARRVELTEEGTKLAAITRAMFGLVDEAQVMLEANRQLLTGRLEVAADGPHLVMPMLASLRARYPGVTVNLRLGNAQETLAALLSEHADVAVLTEVEPRKGLALRALNESRICALVPANHPWLALPDGIAIGQLDQVIMVLREPTSITRRTFDNACEQAGVNPRVLLELDSREAVTEAVAAQLGVGIVSSVEVSHDPRVRAVPINGAGLVNLHMLGCMERRAELRLIKAFMELAV, encoded by the coding sequence ATGAATTTATTCCAGCTCCGTGCGTTTGATGCCGTGGCCCGCGAGGGCAGTTTTACCCGGGCTGCGGCCCGGCTGTTTATCAGCCAGCCGGCGGTGACCGGGCATATCAAGGCGCTTGAGGAGCACTACCAGATCACCTTGCTGCGGCGTACGGCGCGGCGGGTGGAGTTGACTGAAGAAGGCACCAAGCTGGCGGCCATCACCCGGGCCATGTTCGGTTTGGTGGATGAAGCGCAGGTCATGCTGGAGGCCAACCGCCAGTTGCTCACCGGGCGACTTGAGGTGGCGGCCGATGGTCCGCATCTGGTGATGCCGATGCTGGCAAGCCTGCGCGCACGTTATCCGGGGGTTACCGTGAATTTGCGCCTGGGCAACGCTCAGGAAACCCTGGCGGCGTTGCTGTCGGAGCATGCCGATGTGGCGGTGCTGACCGAAGTGGAGCCGCGCAAGGGCCTGGCCTTGCGTGCGCTGAACGAGTCGCGGATTTGTGCGCTGGTTCCCGCCAACCACCCGTGGCTGGCCTTGCCTGATGGCATCGCGATCGGGCAACTGGATCAGGTGATCATGGTGCTGCGTGAACCAACCTCGATTACCCGTCGCACTTTCGACAATGCCTGTGAGCAGGCTGGAGTCAATCCACGGGTATTACTGGAACTGGACAGCCGGGAGGCGGTGACCGAAGCCGTCGCTGCGCAGTTGGGTGTGGGCATTGTGTCGTCGGTGGAAGTCAGTCATGACCCCCGCGTGCGTGCGGTACCGATCAACGGCGCGGGGCTGGTCAATCTGCATATGCTCGGCTGCATGGAACGGCGGGCCGAGTTGCGGTTGATCAAGGCGTTTATGGAGCTGGCGGTGTGA
- a CDS encoding 2-aminoethylphosphonate--pyruvate transaminase, with product MSTAAPILLTPGPLTTSARTRQAMMVDWGSWDDSFNQLTASLCQQLLAIINGADSHHCVPLQGSGTFAVEAAIGTLVPRDGNVLVLINGAYGKRLAKICEVLDRRYSTFETAEDEPTTAADVDRLLHADPSITHVALIHCETSTGILNPLPDIAAVIAQHGKRLIIDAMSSFGALPIDARQVPFDALIAASGKCLEGVPGMGFVFARKEALGNAAGNSHSLAMDLHDQHVYMSKTGQWRFTPPTHVVAALHEALLQYNEEGGLPARHQRYANNCQALLDGMAKLGISSFLPEAIQAPIIVTFHAPKDPRYQFKEFYERVKAKGFILYPGKLTQVETFRVGCIGHVNQAEMQAAVDAIGQVLQEMEVFDI from the coding sequence ATGAGTACTGCCGCGCCGATCCTGCTGACCCCTGGCCCACTGACCACCTCGGCGCGTACCCGCCAGGCGATGATGGTTGACTGGGGCTCATGGGATGACAGCTTCAACCAGCTGACTGCCAGCCTGTGCCAGCAACTGCTGGCCATTATCAACGGCGCCGACAGCCATCACTGCGTGCCCCTGCAAGGCAGCGGCACCTTTGCCGTCGAAGCCGCCATCGGCACCCTGGTACCACGGGATGGCAATGTACTGGTGCTGATCAACGGTGCGTACGGCAAACGCCTGGCGAAAATCTGCGAAGTGCTGGACCGTCGCTACAGCACCTTTGAAACCGCTGAAGACGAGCCCACCACGGCGGCAGACGTCGACCGCCTGCTGCATGCAGACCCGAGCATCACCCACGTGGCGTTGATCCACTGCGAAACCAGCACCGGCATCCTTAACCCGCTGCCCGACATTGCCGCAGTGATCGCTCAGCACGGCAAACGCCTGATCATCGATGCCATGAGTTCCTTCGGTGCCCTGCCGATCGATGCCCGGCAAGTCCCTTTTGATGCATTGATCGCTGCCTCCGGCAAATGCCTCGAAGGTGTGCCCGGCATGGGCTTTGTATTCGCCCGCAAAGAAGCCCTGGGCAATGCCGCCGGTAACAGCCATTCACTGGCAATGGACCTGCACGATCAGCACGTTTACATGAGCAAAACCGGACAATGGCGCTTTACCCCGCCGACCCATGTGGTAGCCGCCCTGCACGAGGCACTGCTGCAATACAACGAAGAAGGCGGCTTGCCTGCCCGCCATCAGCGTTACGCCAACAACTGCCAGGCCCTGCTCGACGGCATGGCCAAACTGGGCATTAGCAGTTTTCTGCCCGAAGCTATCCAGGCGCCGATTATCGTCACCTTCCATGCGCCAAAAGACCCCCGCTATCAGTTCAAGGAGTTCTACGAGCGGGTCAAGGCCAAGGGTTTCATCCTGTATCCGGGCAAATTGACCCAGGTTGAGACTTTTCGTGTGGGCTGCATCGGCCACGTCAATCAGGCCGAGATGCAGGCAGCCGTAGACGCCATAGGCCAGGTGCTGCAGGAAATGGAAGTCTTCGATATTTGA
- the phnX gene encoding phosphonoacetaldehyde hydrolase, with translation MSYTNPSKLQAAILDWAGTVVDFGSFAPTQIFVEAFAEFDVQVSIEEARGPMGMGKWDHIRTLCDQPQITERYKKVFGRAPTDDDVTAIYERFMPLQIEKIAEHSALIPGALDTIAQLREQGIKIGSCSGYPAQVMAKVVELAATNGYVADHVVATDEVPNGRPWPAQALANVIALGIDDVGACVKIDDTVPGILEGRRAGMWTVALVCSGNALGLTWEQYKALAPATLDSERNRIHALFAGSRPHYLIDTISDLPAVISDINQRLAKGEMPQSS, from the coding sequence ATGAGCTACACCAACCCGAGCAAGCTGCAAGCCGCCATCCTCGACTGGGCCGGCACCGTGGTCGATTTCGGCTCGTTCGCCCCAACCCAGATTTTTGTCGAAGCCTTTGCCGAGTTTGACGTGCAGGTGTCCATCGAAGAAGCTCGCGGGCCGATGGGCATGGGCAAGTGGGACCACATTCGTACCCTGTGTGATCAGCCGCAGATAACCGAGCGCTATAAAAAAGTGTTTGGCCGTGCACCGACCGACGATGACGTCACCGCGATTTATGAGCGCTTTATGCCGCTGCAGATCGAAAAGATCGCCGAGCATTCGGCCCTGATTCCCGGCGCACTGGACACCATTGCCCAACTGCGTGAGCAAGGTATCAAGATCGGTTCCTGCTCGGGCTACCCCGCGCAGGTCATGGCCAAAGTGGTTGAACTGGCCGCCACCAATGGCTATGTGGCCGACCACGTCGTGGCCACCGATGAAGTCCCTAACGGTCGCCCCTGGCCGGCCCAGGCACTGGCCAACGTGATCGCGCTGGGCATTGATGATGTGGGTGCCTGCGTCAAGATCGACGACACCGTACCGGGCATTCTTGAAGGTCGCCGCGCCGGCATGTGGACCGTGGCGCTGGTGTGCTCGGGCAACGCCCTGGGCCTGACCTGGGAACAATACAAGGCACTGGCCCCGGCAACCCTGGACAGCGAACGCAACCGCATTCACGCCCTGTTCGCCGGCTCTCGCCCCCACTATCTAATCGACACCATCAGCGACCTGCCCGCAGTGATTAGCGATATCAACCAGCGCCTGGCCAAGGGCGAGATGCCGCAGAGCAGCTGA
- a CDS encoding NADPH-dependent FMN reductase gives MSKVYSVAVLVGSLRKDSLNRKVAQALAELAPPSLKLFIVEIGELALYNEDIDGASPPAPYTVFRDQIRPADAILFVTPEYNRSVPGVLKNAIDVGSRPYGQSVFSGKPGAVISVSPGAIGGFGANHHLRQSLVFLDVPCMQQPEAYLGGAGDAFDASGKLSDKTRPFLQKFIDQFAGWVER, from the coding sequence ATGAGCAAGGTCTACAGCGTTGCAGTGTTGGTTGGCAGTTTGAGGAAGGATTCCCTCAATCGAAAAGTGGCTCAGGCTCTGGCAGAGTTGGCTCCGCCAAGCCTGAAACTGTTTATTGTCGAAATCGGTGAGCTGGCGCTTTACAACGAAGACATTGATGGTGCGTCGCCACCTGCGCCATACACGGTTTTTCGCGATCAGATCCGCCCGGCCGATGCCATCCTGTTTGTGACCCCCGAGTACAACCGCTCGGTGCCAGGCGTGTTGAAAAACGCCATTGATGTCGGTTCGCGACCCTATGGGCAGAGTGTGTTCAGTGGCAAGCCGGGCGCGGTGATCAGCGTTTCGCCTGGGGCCATTGGTGGCTTTGGGGCTAACCATCACTTGCGCCAGTCGCTGGTGTTTCTCGATGTGCCGTGCATGCAGCAGCCTGAGGCCTATCTGGGAGGAGCCGGTGATGCGTTTGATGCATCCGGTAAACTGTCGGATAAAACCCGACCGTTTTTGCAGAAATTTATCGATCAGTTTGCCGGGTGGGTAGAGCGCTAG